Part of the Micromonospora inyonensis genome, CCTCCAGCGGTCGACGGGGCCCGGAACGCGGATCATCTTACACCCGCGTCCGGTGTGGTCCCCGCCGGGTCGCGCCACGCGCAGGGCCCCTCCCGAGTTCACGCTTACCTGCCGGTAACCCCTAGTCTCCAACCCGTCTGTGCACTCGTTTTTCGCGCAAGGGGGACTCGTGGCCCGTACCGTGCTGGTGACCGGGGGTAACCGGGGGATCGGCCTGGCCATCGCGCAGGCCTTCGCCAAGCAGGGCGACCGGGTCGCGGTGACCCACCGCTCCGGCGACGCTCCCGACGGGCTGTTCGGGGTCCGCTGCGACGTCACCGACTCCGCCTCGGTCGACGAGGCGTTCACCGCCGTCGAGGCGGAACTGGGTGGCGTCGAGGTGCTGGTGGCCAACGCCGGCATCACCGACGACACGCTGCTCATGCGGATGTCCGAGGAGCAGTTCACCCGGGTGCTGGACACCAACCTGACCGGCGCGTTCCGCTGCGCCCAGCGCGCCTCCCGCAAGATGCTCCGCGCCCGCTGGGGCCGGATGATCTTCGTCTCCTCGGTGGTCGGCCTCTACGGCGGCATGGGCCAGGTCAACTACGCCGCCAGCAAGGCCGGCATGGTCGGCGTGGCCCGGTCGATCACCCGCGAGCTGGGTTCCCGCAACATCACCGCCAACGTCGTCGCACCCGGGTTCGTCGACACCGACATGACCGCGGCGCTGCCGCAGGAGCGGCGCGACCAGTACCTAGGCGCCATTCCGGCCGGCCGGTTCGCCACCGCCGAGGAGGTGGCCGGGGTGGTCACCTGGCTGGCGGGCGACAGCGCGGCCTACGTCTCCGGCGCCGTCATCCCGGTCGACGGCGGCCTGGGCATGGGCCACTGACACCGGCCACCCGCACCGACACAACGACGGAGGATATCCCCATGTCCGGACTGCTGGCCGGTAAGCGGCTGCTGGTCACCGGCGTCATCACCGACGCCTCGATCGCCTTCTCGGTGGCGAAGCTGGCCCAGGAGAACGGCGCGCAGGTCGTGCTCACCGGGTACGGCCGGCTCTCGCTGGTCGAACGGATCGCCAAGCGGCTGCCCCAGCCGGCCCCGGTGATCGAACTCGACGTCACCAACGCCGAGCAGCTCGCCGGCCTCCCGGACAAGGTCCGCGAGCACGTCGACGGCCTGGACGGGGTGGTCCACTCGATCGGCTTCGCCCCGCAGAGCTGCCTCGGCGGCGGCTTCCTCGACGCCCCCTGGGAGGACGTGGCCACCGCGCTGCACGTCTCCACGTACTCCTACAAGTCGCTGGCGATGGCGGCGCTGCCGCTGATGTCCCCGGGCGGTGCGGTGGTCGGCCTCACCTTCGACGCCACCAAGGCCTGGCCGGTCTACGACTGGATGGGCGTGGCCAAGGCCGGGCTGGAGTCCGCCTCCCGCTACCTGGCGTTGCACCTCGGCCCGAAGGGCATCCGGAGCAACCTGGTCGCCGCCGGCCCGCTGCGCACCATCGCGGCGAAGTCCATCCCCGGGTTCGAGCAGTTCGAGACGACGTGGAGCGAGCGGGCACCGCTGGGCTGGAGCCTCGACGACCAGGAGCCGGCCGCGCGGGCCTGCCTTGCCCTGCTCTCCGACTGGTTCCCGGCCACCACCGGCGAGATCGTCCACGTCGACGGCGGGTACCACGCCCTCGGGGCCGCCTGACCCTTCGCACGACGCCCCCGCTGTCGGCTGCGCCACAGCGGGGACGTCGTCGCGCGGGGGCACGAGGGGCCGTCGCGAGGTCGCCCCGGTGCTCGGGGAACAATGGGGCCATGGCGTACGACGCGGTGGTGCTGGTCTCCTTCGGTGGTCCGGAGCGGCCCGAGGACGTGATGCCGTTCCTCCAGAACGTGACCCGGGGCCGGGGGATCCCCCCGGAGCGGCTCGCCGAGGTGGCCGAGCACTACCAGCACTTCGGCGGGGTCTCCCCGATCAACCAGCAGTGCCGCGACCTGCTCGCCGCCGTCCGGGCCGACTTCGCCGCCCACGGGCTCGACCTGCCCGTGTACTGGGGCAACCGCAACTGGCACCCGATGCTCGCCGACACCGTCGCGCAGATGCGCGACGACGGGGTGCGCCACGCGTTGGCGTTCGTCACCAGCGCGTACGGCGGCTACTCCTCCTGCCGGCAGTACCAGGAGGACATCGCGGCGGCCCGGGCGGCGGTCGGCCCGGATGCGCCCGTGGTCGACAAGCTCCGCCAGTTCTGGGACCATCCCGGCTTCGTCCAGCCGCACGCCGACGCGGTCACCGCGGCGCTTCACCGGCTCGACCCGGCGAAGCGGGCCACCACCCGGGTGGTCTTCACCGCGCACTCGGTACCCACCTCGATGGCGGCCACCGCCGGCCCGCACGGCGGCCGGTACGAGGCCCAACTGCACGAGACCGCCCGGCTGGTCGCCGCGGCGGCGGCCCCGGACCTGGCGTACGACCTGGTGTGGCAGAGCCGCTCCGGGCCGCCGCAGGTGCCGTGGCTGGAGCCGGACGTCAACGACCACCTGGCCAAGCTCCCCGGAGAGGGCGTCACCAGCGTGGTGGTCAGCCCGGTCGGGTTCGTCTCCGACCACCTGGAGGTGGTCTGGGATCTCGACACCGAGGCCCTGAGCACGGCCCGGCAGCTCGGCCTGGACTTCGTCCGGGCCGGTACCCCCGGCACCGACCCCCGGTTCGTGGCCATGGTCCGCGAACTGGTCACCGAGCGGCTCGACCCGGACACCACCGCCCGCCGCCGGCTCGGGGAGGTGCCCTGCTGGGACACCTGCCCGACGGCGTGCTGTGTCCCGCCCCGCCGCCCCCGACCCGTCACCGACGCCAGCCCCGACCAGCCGTGAGGAACCCGATGATCGAGCGGAAGCCGGTGGCCAGTTGGCTCACCGACATGGACGGCGTGCTGGTGCACGAGGGCCAGCCGGTGCCGGGCGCCCCGGAGTTCGTCAACCGGCTGCGCGCCTCGGGCAAGCCGTTCCTGGTGCTGACCAACAACTCCATCTACACGCCCCGCGACCTGTGCGCCCGGCTCAACCGGATGGGCTTCGAGGTGCCGGAGCACGCGATCTGGACGGCGGCCCTGGCCACCGCGCAGTTCCTGGCCGACCAGCGCCCCGGCGGCACCGCGTACGTGATCGGTGAGGCGGGGCTGACCACCGCGCTGCACGCGGTCGGGTACGTGCTCACCGACTTCGAGCCGGACTACGTGGTGCTGGGGGAGACGCGCACCTACAGTTTCGAGGCGATCACCAAGGCGGTCCGGCTGATCAACGGCGGTGCCCGCTTCATCTGCACCAACCCGGACGTCACCGGCCCGTCGGTGGAGGGGGCGCTGCCGGCGGCCGGCTCGGTCGCGGCGATGATCTCCAAGGCGACCGGGGTGGAGCCGTACTTCGTGGGCAAGCCGAACCCGATGATGATGCGGTCGGCGCTGAACACCATCGAGGCGCACTCCGAGAGCACCGCGATGATCGGCGACCGGATGGACACCGACATCCTCTGCGGCCTGGAGGCGGGGCTGGAGACCATCCTCGTGCTCACCGGCATCAGCACCCGGGCCGAGGCGGAGCGGTACCCGTACCGGCCGTCGCGGATCGTCGGCTCGGTGGTCGACCTGATCGACGAGATCTGATCCGCCGGCGGTCGGTGGGGCCGTGCGTCCCGGATCAGGGACGCAGTGGGGCGTTGCAGGCGGCGACCAGGGCGCGCCGGCACGCGGTGGTCAGTGGGCGCAGGGCGGCGTCGCGCTGCTGTGCCTCGTACCCGTTGACCGCTCCGCCCGGTGCGGCGTGTTCGGCCAGCGCGAGCACCCGGTCGAGCACGGCGGCGCGGGCGAACAGTCGCCGTGACCGTGGGTCGAAGCCGGGTGGCAGGTCGGTCGCGCCATCCGGACGGCGCAGCGCGGCCAGCGCGCCGGCCAGCTCGGGCCGCCACTGGGCGACGTCCAGCCGGGTCAGCGCGGCGGTGGTCTCGGCCAGCGCGGTGGCCAGTTCCGCCTCCGCCTCGGCGGCACAGGGCATCGTCAGCGACGCGGCGGGGGCCTCGGCCGGCAGCGGATAGAACCGCCACAGCACCGTCTCCCAGGTCATCCCGGAGCCCGAGGTGTGCGTCCGGACCTGGGGGATCAGGCCCAGCCCACCGGCGACCACCGCCTCACCGGCGAGCAGCGCCGCACCGGTGAAGTCGCCCGGGCCGGGCAGGCCCCGTGGGTCGCCCGGTGCGGGCAGCACCAGTCGGATCTCGTCCGGGGAGAGCCGGGCCAGGGTGGGCAGCGCGTCGCGCAACGGCACGTCCGTCCAGGTGCCGGGGGCGTCGGCGACGAGATGTTCCTCGTCGCCGGCGACCGCGTCGGGCACCTCGTCGAACGGGACCAGCCCGGCGCGCCACGCGCGCACCCAGGCCACGAACCGGCTCGACCGGCGCGGAGCAAGAGCGACCGCGCCCGTTGCGGGAGACATGCAGAGAAGGGTACGTCGTGACGGCGGCTCTGTCTCGACCGTCGCGGGGGCCGTACCGCCTGCCCCAGCTTGCCCCGTTCCGACCCGCGGTGACCCGGGCGGTGGGCGGCGTGCCTGCGTCGTCCGGGGCGGACCGGCGGTTACCGTCACGACCATGGGGAGGCGATACGGCGAGGACGTGCTGTCGGGGGACTGGCGGCGGCGCAGGGCGGTGCCCGAGGTGGACGCCGAACCCGACCTGGTGGTCGAGGAGGCCGACTCGGGCTTCTGCGGCGCGGTGGTCGGGTTCGAGGCCGGCGCGGTGGTGCTGGAGGACCGGCACGGCCGACGGCGCAACTTCCCGCTGCTGCCGGCGGCGTTCCTGCTCGACGGCGAACCGGTCACGCTGCGCCGGCCGACCCGCGCGCCGGTGCCCGCCGCCCGCCGCCGCACCGCCTCCGGTTCGATCGCCGTCGAGGGGGTACGCGCCCAGGTGGCAAAGGCCAGCCGGATCTGGGTGGAGGGGGTGCACGACGCCGCCCTGGTGGAGCGGATCTGGGGCGACGACCTGCGCATCGAGGGGGTCGTGGTGGAGCCGCTGGACGGCATCGACGCCCTCGACGCCGAGGTGCGCGCCTTCGCCCCCGGCCCGACCCGACGGCTCGGGGTGCTCGTCGACCACCTGGTGCCCGGCTCGAAGGAGAGCCGGATCGTCGCCCGGGTCGACTCGCCGTACGTGCTGGTGACCGGGCATCCCTACGTCGACGTCTGGCAGGCCGTGAAACCGGCGGCGCTCGGCATCCGGGCCTGGCCGGTGGTGCCGCCGGGGCGGCCCTGGAAGGAGGGGGTCTGCGCCGCGCTCGGGGTGGCCGGGCCCGCCGACATGTGGCGGCACATCCTCTCCCGGGTCGACAGCTTCGCCGACGTGGAGACTCCACTGATCAACGCGATGGAACGCCTCATCGACTTCGTCACCGAGCCCGGCTGAGGCGTCGGCTGGCTGGGGTGGGGCGGGCTGGGCTGGGTTGGGGTGGTAGCAGGGGCCCCTTGTTACCGCTTTTTGTCGTGCAGGGGTCCCCTGCTTCCACCAGAACCGGGCGCAGCCGACGATCAGGGCTCCTCGTCCGGACTGCGGGTGAGGACGAAGGTCGCCACGTCCAGGGCGACCGCGTGTCCGCTGCCGTCGCGCAGCACGGTGAGCAGTTCGCCGTCCTCCTCGGCGGAGCAGCCCCGCCAGCGGTCCGGCGCCTCCGGCGCGAACCGGAGCATCCGCTCGCCCCGCCGGTACGCCACCAGGTGACCCGCGCCGCCGTCCCAGGTGACGTCGGTCGGGTGCCCCATCCACCACCAGCGCCCGGTCAGCTCGGCCACCTCCGCTGGCGGTGGTGCGGCGGCAGGCCGCCACGGCGCCGCCGGGGTCGGCTCGGCGTCCAGCACGGTGGTGAGCACCTCCAGGCCGAGCGTGCCGATCCCGCCGTTCCGGAAGCCGTACGAGTTGGCGAAGCCGACGATGCCGGTGCGGGACGGACGGTGCACCGCCAGCGCGGCGACGTACCCCGGCATCGAGCCGCCGTGCCCGACGTACACCCGGTCGCCCTGGCGGTGGAGCTCCAGCCCGAGGCCGTGCCCGCTACGCCAGGAGTCGAGGTCGCTGATCACCACGGGGGCGCACATCTCGGTCAGGCTCTCCGGGGCGAGCACCTCCGGTGCCGGGTCGGCGAGGAAGGCCGCCCAGGTCGCCAGGTCCGTCGCGGTGAACCAGAGCTGCCCGGCGGGGGCCATCGCCCCGGTGTCGGTCCGCGGTTCCTCCCGCAGCGTGTCGTGCCAGGGATGCACCACGTAGCCCCGGGCGAACGGCTCGGTGGCCTGGTACGTGGTGCGGCGCATGCCGAGCGGGTCGAGGATCCGCTCCCGCAGCAGGGCGAACCACGGCGTACCGGTGACCGCCTCCAGCACCCCACCGAGCAGCCCGTACGCCAGGTTGGAGTAGTGGTAGCCCCGGTGCGGCGGGTAGGCCAGCTTCTCCGCCGTCACCCCGGTGAGCAGGGTCGCCAGATCGCTGCCCTCGGCGCGCTCCCACCACTGCCCGTCCGGCTCACGTTGCAGGCCGCTGGCGTGGCCGAGAAGTTGACGCAGGGTCAGGGTGCCGACTCCGGTGCCGGGCAGGTGCCGTTCCAGCGGGTCGTCGAGCGCGAGTCGCCCGGCGTCGCGGAGTTGCATGACCAGGACCGCCGTCATGGTCTTGCTGATCGAGCCGATCCGGTACTGGAGGTCGGCGTCGGGGCGGGGATGCTCGCCGGCCACGCTGAGATGGGCCAGTGTCCCGCCCCGTACCACGCCGATCACCAGCGAGGGGGTGCGCCCGGTGGACTGGGCCGTGGTGACGAGGGCATCCACCTGGCGGGCGGTCTCCGGCAGCAGGGACATTTCGCTCCTTTTCGGTGGGGACATGCCGGTCTGACCGGCTGGCCCGAGCTTACTGATCTTCGTCGTTCGTGGTGGGGTGCACGCACGTGGCACGATCGGTGACGTGGACACGTTGCTCTGGATCGTGCTGGGTGCGCTGCTCGCTGTCGCGGAGATTTTCACGACGACGCTCTTCCTGATCATGTTCGCGGCCGGAGCTTTCGCCGCGGCGGGTGCGGCGGCGCTCGGCGCGCCGGTCGGGGTGCAGGCGATCGTCTTCGCGGCGGTCTCCGCACTGACGGTCCTGACGGCCCGTCCCACGATCCAGCGGCACCGCCGCTCGGCGCTCTCCACCGGCGAGCAGCCGTTCGGGGTGGAGGCCCTGGAAGGGACCAACGCGTTGGTGCTGGAGCAGGTCGACGCCGAGGGTGGCCTGGTGAAGATCGACGGCGAGTTGTGGAGCGCCCGCTCGTACGACGCGACGCACGTCTTCGTGCCCGGGCAGCGCGTCCAGGTGATCCAGGTCCGGGGCGCGACCGCCCTGGTCTGGCAGGACGACATCTCCCCCGGCGAGCTTCCCCGGTCGGGAGGGTGAGGGTATGGACCGGGTGATCGCGGTGCTGCTCGGCGCGGTGGCGCTGGTCGCTCTGGTCAAAGTGGCCAGTAGGGCGTCACGGTGACCCGGGTGGAGATCACGGCGGTCGAGCCGTCGCCCGCGCATCCCTCACGCGACGGAGAAGCAGATGCGCGCCGACGGTGACGGGCGGGTCCGCGTCCTCCCGCCCGGTGCGGGGGACGGCATCCAGGTGACCCGGGCCACGGGGCGCGACCGCCCTGGCCCGGCAGGACGACATTTCTTCGGGGAACTCTCCCCAGTCGAAAGGGAGAACGTATGGAACTGGTGATCGCGGTGCTGTTCGGCGCCATGGCGCTGGTCGCGGTGATCGCTCTGGCCAAGGCGGTGCGCATCGTGCCGCAGCAGCGTCAGGACGTGGTCGAGCGGCTCGGCAAGTACAAGCGCACCCTGAACCCCGGGCTGAACCTGCTGGTCCCGTTCATCGACGCGGTACGTACCAAGGTCGACATGCGCGAGCAGGTGGTCAGCTTCCCGCCGCAGCCGGTGATCACCTCGGACAACCTGGTCGTCTCGATCGACACCGTGCTCTACTTCAAGGTGATCGACTCGGCGCGGGCCACGTACGAGATCTCGAACTTCCTCCAGGCGATCGAGCAGCTCACCGTCACCACGCTGCGGAACGTGATCGGCTCGCTGGACCTGGAGCGGGCGCTGACCAGCCGGGAGGAGATCAACCGGCACCTGTCCGGTGTGCTGGACGAGACCACCGGCCGCTGGGGCATCAAGGTGACCCGGGTGGAGATCAAGGCGATCGAGCCGCCGCCGAGCATCCGTGACTCGATGGAGAAGCAGATGCGCGCCGAGCGGGACCGCCGGGCCGCGATCCTCAACGCCGAGGGGCACAAGCAGTCGCAGATCCTCACCGCCGAGGGTGAGAAGCAGGCGGCGGTGCTGCGGGCCGACGGTGACCGGCAGGCGCGGATCCTCCAGGCCGAGGGGCAGGCGAAGGCGATCCGGACCGTCTTCGACGCGATCCACCAGGCCAACCCGAGCCAGAAGGTGCTCGCCTACCAGTACCTCCAGGCCCTGCCCCAGATCGCCAACGGCACCGCCAACAAGGTCTGGATCGTTCCGGCCGAGTTGACCAAGGCCCTGGAGGGCATGGGCGGCGCGCTCGGCGGGCTGAGCCAGATGGTCGGTGACGCCCCGACGGCGCAGGCCTCGTCCGGGGCGAGCGACGTGGAGCGGGAGGCCGCCGAGGCCGCGCAGGCCGCGGCGGCCGCCGCCCGGCAGATCCACGACGAGGTACGCGTCGCCGAGGCGCAGGCCACCGGCGGCCACGGCCCGCAGGGGCTGCCCGCGCCGGAGCCGGTGTCCCCGAACAGCCTGCTCCAGGACCCGGCCGACCAGCGCGAACGGGGCTGACCAGGGCGAACGGCGCCGCCTCCGGCTCCGGGGGCAAAAAGCGAATATCGCTCATACGGCGCTCCGGTGCCTGCCACGATCGGTTCGAGGACCGAAGGTGACCAGGTGCCGGGGCGCCGTACGCGTCCCTGGCCGCCGGGCCGGTCCATCTCGCCGACCGTATGGTCGGTGGGCCCGCCGGCCCCGGAGCAGTGAGCGAGGTGACGCATGAACGATCCGACGAGACCGGTCCGTTCCCGCGCGGCGGTGCCCGGGGCGCACGACCCGACAGGACCCATCGGCTCGCGTCGTACCGGTGGTGGGTTCGGGGTGCTGCCCTTCGTCGTCGAACCGACCCCGGCCGGCCCGGCCACCGACGCCACCTGGGCCTGGTCGATGCGACGGCTCGCCCGTGCGTCGGTGTGGCTGCTGCCGGCGTACGCGATCCTCTACGGCACGGTGGCGCTGGCCAGCGACGGTGGCGCCGGCAACGATCCGTACCCGGCTGACGGCCGACCGCTCTACCTGATCGGCTGGGTCGGCGCAGTGTGGATCGGCCTGCTCGCCCTGCTGGCGCTGGCCGGTCTGCTGGTGACCACCCGCAGCCGGCGCAGCGCCGCCGCCGGTCTGCTGGTCAGCCTGGCCGGGACGGTGCTGATGCTGCCGTTCGCCGGGCTCACCGAGCAGACCCCGGTCTTCGGCACCACCGCGCGGAGTCTGGTCCTGGTCGGAGCGACCTGCTACAGCGCCGGCTGGGCGCTGACCGGATGGGCGGTCGCCCGCTCCGGGGTGTTCAGCATCGGGGACGGGGCGATGCTGGTCATCGCCGCGCCCCTGCTCGGCCTCGGCGGCGCGCTGGTCGGTTCGTTGCAGACCTTCGGCGCGATGTTCGCGCTGGTGGCCGGGATCGGCGTCGCCTACCGCGCGGGCCGGCTGGTGCCCCGGCAGATCGTCCGGGACGCCGCCGCCGCGAGTCTGGCCACCCCCACGCCCCCGGCCGGCACCCGATGACCGGGGATCCGGGACGGACCGGACACCGCCCCGCCCCGCGCCCCGACCGGTGGGGCCGGCACCGGCGGGTCGCCGTGAGTTTCCTGGCAACCCGCGCCAGGGAGTGGGCGATGCTCGCAAAACCGCGTCAACCTGGAGAAATGCGTTCCCGATCGCTGGTGGGCCGGCTGGCCGCCGTGGTGCTCTGCGGTGTCCTCGCCGGGCTCGTCCTGGCCGCTGCCGCCTTCCCCGGCAACCTCTTCCTCGGCCTGACCGTGAAGGCGACCAGCGACGCCTGGGGTGGCCTGCCGCAGGAACTGCGTGCTCCCGCCACCGCCCAGCGCACCGCGGTCTACGCCCGCGACGGACGGACGCTGATCACCAACTTCTACGACGTCGACCGCCGGGACGTGCCGCTGACGGAGATCGCTCCGGTGATGCGCCAGGCGATCGTGGCGGCCGAGGACCGGCGCTTCTACTCCCACGGCGGGGTGGACCTGCGGGGAGTGGCCCGCGCACTGGTCACCAACGCCAAGGAGGGGACGACGCAGGGCGCCTCGACGCTGACCATGCAGTAC contains:
- a CDS encoding HAD-IIA family hydrolase, with the translated sequence MGHLPDGVLCPAPPPPTRHRRQPRPAVRNPMIERKPVASWLTDMDGVLVHEGQPVPGAPEFVNRLRASGKPFLVLTNNSIYTPRDLCARLNRMGFEVPEHAIWTAALATAQFLADQRPGGTAYVIGEAGLTTALHAVGYVLTDFEPDYVVLGETRTYSFEAITKAVRLINGGARFICTNPDVTGPSVEGALPAAGSVAAMISKATGVEPYFVGKPNPMMMRSALNTIEAHSESTAMIGDRMDTDILCGLEAGLETILVLTGISTRAEAERYPYRPSRIVGSVVDLIDEI
- a CDS encoding serine hydrolase domain-containing protein, whose amino-acid sequence is MSLLPETARQVDALVTTAQSTGRTPSLVIGVVRGGTLAHLSVAGEHPRPDADLQYRIGSISKTMTAVLVMQLRDAGRLALDDPLERHLPGTGVGTLTLRQLLGHASGLQREPDGQWWERAEGSDLATLLTGVTAEKLAYPPHRGYHYSNLAYGLLGGVLEAVTGTPWFALLRERILDPLGMRRTTYQATEPFARGYVVHPWHDTLREEPRTDTGAMAPAGQLWFTATDLATWAAFLADPAPEVLAPESLTEMCAPVVISDLDSWRSGHGLGLELHRQGDRVYVGHGGSMPGYVAALAVHRPSRTGIVGFANSYGFRNGGIGTLGLEVLTTVLDAEPTPAAPWRPAAAPPPAEVAELTGRWWWMGHPTDVTWDGGAGHLVAYRRGERMLRFAPEAPDRWRGCSAEEDGELLTVLRDGSGHAVALDVATFVLTRSPDEEP
- a CDS encoding SPFH domain-containing protein, producing the protein MELVIAVLFGAMALVAVIALAKAVRIVPQQRQDVVERLGKYKRTLNPGLNLLVPFIDAVRTKVDMREQVVSFPPQPVITSDNLVVSIDTVLYFKVIDSARATYEISNFLQAIEQLTVTTLRNVIGSLDLERALTSREEINRHLSGVLDETTGRWGIKVTRVEIKAIEPPPSIRDSMEKQMRAERDRRAAILNAEGHKQSQILTAEGEKQAAVLRADGDRQARILQAEGQAKAIRTVFDAIHQANPSQKVLAYQYLQALPQIANGTANKVWIVPAELTKALEGMGGALGGLSQMVGDAPTAQASSGASDVEREAAEAAQAAAAAARQIHDEVRVAEAQATGGHGPQGLPAPEPVSPNSLLQDPADQRERG
- the fabI gene encoding enoyl-ACP reductase FabI; translation: MSGLLAGKRLLVTGVITDASIAFSVAKLAQENGAQVVLTGYGRLSLVERIAKRLPQPAPVIELDVTNAEQLAGLPDKVREHVDGLDGVVHSIGFAPQSCLGGGFLDAPWEDVATALHVSTYSYKSLAMAALPLMSPGGAVVGLTFDATKAWPVYDWMGVAKAGLESASRYLALHLGPKGIRSNLVAAGPLRTIAAKSIPGFEQFETTWSERAPLGWSLDDQEPAARACLALLSDWFPATTGEIVHVDGGYHALGAA
- a CDS encoding ferrochelatase, which codes for MAYDAVVLVSFGGPERPEDVMPFLQNVTRGRGIPPERLAEVAEHYQHFGGVSPINQQCRDLLAAVRADFAAHGLDLPVYWGNRNWHPMLADTVAQMRDDGVRHALAFVTSAYGGYSSCRQYQEDIAAARAAVGPDAPVVDKLRQFWDHPGFVQPHADAVTAALHRLDPAKRATTRVVFTAHSVPTSMAATAGPHGGRYEAQLHETARLVAAAAAPDLAYDLVWQSRSGPPQVPWLEPDVNDHLAKLPGEGVTSVVVSPVGFVSDHLEVVWDLDTEALSTARQLGLDFVRAGTPGTDPRFVAMVRELVTERLDPDTTARRRLGEVPCWDTCPTACCVPPRRPRPVTDASPDQP
- the fabG gene encoding beta-ketoacyl-ACP reductase — encoded protein: MARTVLVTGGNRGIGLAIAQAFAKQGDRVAVTHRSGDAPDGLFGVRCDVTDSASVDEAFTAVEAELGGVEVLVANAGITDDTLLMRMSEEQFTRVLDTNLTGAFRCAQRASRKMLRARWGRMIFVSSVVGLYGGMGQVNYAASKAGMVGVARSITRELGSRNITANVVAPGFVDTDMTAALPQERRDQYLGAIPAGRFATAEEVAGVVTWLAGDSAAYVSGAVIPVDGGLGMGH
- a CDS encoding NfeD family protein codes for the protein MDTLLWIVLGALLAVAEIFTTTLFLIMFAAGAFAAAGAAALGAPVGVQAIVFAAVSALTVLTARPTIQRHRRSALSTGEQPFGVEALEGTNALVLEQVDAEGGLVKIDGELWSARSYDATHVFVPGQRVQVIQVRGATALVWQDDISPGELPRSGG
- a CDS encoding DUF3097 domain-containing protein — translated: MGRRYGEDVLSGDWRRRRAVPEVDAEPDLVVEEADSGFCGAVVGFEAGAVVLEDRHGRRRNFPLLPAAFLLDGEPVTLRRPTRAPVPAARRRTASGSIAVEGVRAQVAKASRIWVEGVHDAALVERIWGDDLRIEGVVVEPLDGIDALDAEVRAFAPGPTRRLGVLVDHLVPGSKESRIVARVDSPYVLVTGHPYVDVWQAVKPAALGIRAWPVVPPGRPWKEGVCAALGVAGPADMWRHILSRVDSFADVETPLINAMERLIDFVTEPG